A section of the Petrimonas sulfuriphila genome encodes:
- a CDS encoding L-rhamnose isomerase, translated as MKEEQIKKEFAAAKEQYAALGVDVEKAIEKLNSVSISIHCWQADDVLGFENPDGELTGGIQTTGNYPGKARTIDELKKDIGKVLNLIPGKHRLSLHAIYGDFGGKLVDRDQIEPKHFQTWMNWAKETGAKLDFNSTFFSHSKSGNYSLSSFDPEIRNFWKEHLRRCRRIGEEMGRQQGDACVHNIWIHDGEKDKSVSRIQHRQLLKESLDEVLAEKISTEYLKDSVECKLFGIGSESYVVGSHEFYMGYAVKNNMLLTLDAGHFHPTEGIADKISSVLLFVPEITLHVSRPERWDSDHVVILNDALLELTQEIVRSGQMEKIHIGLDYFDASINRIGAYVVGIRSTQKALLQALLEPTEKLREYENQDNNFQRLAYLEELKAMPWNAVYNYYCLQQGVPVGNEYIKEIESYESEVTSKR; from the coding sequence ATGAAAGAAGAACAAATTAAAAAAGAGTTTGCCGCTGCAAAAGAACAATACGCTGCACTTGGAGTTGATGTGGAAAAAGCCATTGAGAAGCTAAACAGTGTATCTATTTCCATTCACTGCTGGCAAGCCGACGACGTGTTGGGCTTTGAAAATCCCGACGGAGAACTGACCGGAGGAATCCAAACAACAGGGAACTATCCGGGCAAAGCCAGAACGATTGATGAATTAAAAAAAGACATCGGGAAAGTGTTGAATCTGATTCCTGGAAAACATCGCTTAAGTTTACATGCGATCTACGGTGATTTCGGAGGTAAATTGGTAGATAGGGACCAGATTGAGCCCAAACATTTTCAAACATGGATGAATTGGGCAAAGGAAACTGGTGCTAAACTGGATTTTAATTCTACCTTTTTCTCTCATTCAAAAAGCGGCAATTATTCACTTTCAAGTTTCGACCCGGAAATTCGCAACTTCTGGAAAGAACACTTACGCCGTTGCCGCCGTATTGGAGAAGAAATGGGCCGTCAACAAGGGGATGCATGTGTTCACAATATCTGGATCCACGATGGGGAAAAAGACAAGAGCGTATCCCGCATACAACACAGGCAACTGCTGAAAGAATCTCTGGACGAGGTATTGGCAGAAAAAATCAGCACTGAATACCTGAAAGATAGTGTTGAGTGCAAACTTTTTGGTATTGGCAGCGAAAGCTATGTGGTAGGTTCTCATGAGTTTTACATGGGATATGCCGTTAAAAACAACATGTTGTTAACGCTAGATGCAGGACATTTCCATCCGACCGAAGGAATTGCAGATAAAATTTCTTCCGTGTTGCTTTTTGTTCCTGAAATTACCCTGCACGTGAGCCGCCCAGAACGTTGGGACAGCGACCATGTAGTAATCCTGAACGACGCATTGCTGGAGTTAACACAAGAAATAGTACGTTCCGGACAGATGGAAAAAATACATATCGGGTTGGATTATTTCGATGCATCCATCAATCGTATTGGCGCATATGTTGTTGGAATCCGGTCTACCCAAAAAGCTTTATTACAAGCGCTTTTAGAGCCGACTGAAAAACTGCGTGAGTACGAGAATCAAGACAATAATTTTCAGCGTCTGGCTTATCTGGAAGAGCTGAAGGCCATGCCTTGGAATGCCGTTTACAACTATTATTGCCTGCAACAAGGTGTTCCCGTTGGAAACGAATACATTAAAGAAATTGAAAGTTACGAATCGGAAGTAACCTCTAAAAGATAA
- the lpdA gene encoding dihydrolipoyl dehydrogenase: MMYDLLIIGGGPAGYVAAERAGHKGLKVVLFEKKSLGGVCLNEGCIPTKTMLYSAKTYENALHGDKYGVFAENVRFEYDKIVSRKNKVVRKLVAGVKTKMKASDVAVVEGEAWISGRSAKGIEVVCNGEHYLGNNLLICTGSEASVPPIPGLGEAGDVVLTNREVLELKEQPKSLVVIGGGVIGMEFASFYNSLGSRVTVIEMLPEILGNNDYEISALSRDIFTRKGIEFHLNAKVVRVDGNKVVFEKAGETRTVEGDKILLSVGRRAVTRGFGLENLNVELDRGGIKVDEKMRTNVPNVFAAGDVTGFSLLAHTASREGEVVVNNLTGKDDIMRYNAIPGVVYINPEIAGVGETEESARAKGIAYKVARLSMAYAGRFVAENEGGVGLCKVLAGEKYGEVIGVHMLGNPSSEMIYGACLAIEQEMTLEEMKEVVFPHPTVSEIFKEVIFEF, encoded by the coding sequence ATAATGTACGACTTACTGATCATCGGCGGTGGACCGGCCGGTTATGTGGCCGCGGAACGCGCAGGGCACAAGGGGCTGAAGGTGGTGCTGTTCGAGAAGAAAAGCCTGGGAGGCGTTTGCCTTAACGAAGGCTGTATTCCCACCAAGACCATGCTTTACAGTGCGAAGACCTATGAGAATGCCCTTCACGGGGACAAATACGGTGTTTTTGCGGAGAATGTCCGTTTTGAATACGACAAGATTGTATCCCGCAAAAATAAAGTGGTGCGCAAATTGGTCGCCGGCGTGAAAACCAAGATGAAGGCCAGCGATGTTGCGGTTGTTGAAGGCGAAGCCTGGATCTCGGGCAGAAGCGCCAAGGGAATCGAGGTGGTTTGCAACGGAGAGCATTACCTGGGAAACAACCTGTTGATATGTACCGGGTCCGAAGCGTCGGTTCCGCCCATTCCCGGATTAGGGGAAGCCGGCGATGTTGTCCTGACCAACCGTGAGGTTCTTGAACTCAAGGAGCAACCCAAAAGTCTAGTCGTCATCGGGGGAGGAGTTATCGGGATGGAGTTCGCCAGTTTTTACAACAGTTTAGGGTCCAGGGTGACCGTGATCGAGATGCTTCCCGAGATTCTGGGAAACAACGATTACGAGATATCAGCCCTTTCGCGCGATATTTTCACCAGGAAAGGCATCGAATTTCACCTTAACGCCAAGGTGGTCCGGGTGGACGGAAATAAAGTGGTTTTTGAGAAGGCGGGAGAAACACGCACCGTCGAAGGCGATAAAATCCTGTTGAGCGTCGGGCGCCGCGCGGTGACCAGGGGTTTTGGACTCGAAAATCTGAATGTGGAACTGGACAGGGGAGGCATCAAGGTCGATGAAAAGATGCGTACCAATGTGCCCAACGTCTTTGCCGCCGGCGACGTGACCGGTTTTTCGCTTTTGGCGCATACCGCCAGCCGTGAAGGCGAAGTGGTGGTTAACAACCTTACGGGAAAAGACGACATTATGCGTTATAATGCCATTCCGGGAGTCGTGTACATCAACCCTGAAATTGCAGGTGTGGGTGAAACCGAAGAAAGTGCCAGGGCAAAAGGGATTGCCTACAAGGTAGCCAGACTCTCCATGGCCTATGCCGGGCGTTTTGTCGCAGAAAACGAGGGCGGTGTCGGATTATGCAAGGTGCTTGCAGGTGAAAAATACGGCGAAGTCATCGGTGTTCACATGCTGGGAAACCCGAGCAGTGAAATGATTTACGGCGCCTGTCTGGCAATAGAGCAGGAGATGACGCTCGAAGAAATGAAAGAGGTCGTTTTTCCGCATCCTACAGTAAGTGAAATATTCAAGGAAGTGATTTTTGAATTTTGA
- the rhaB gene encoding rhamnulokinase, producing the protein MNESKLTSFLAIDLGATSGRAILGTIKNNRLELKEVNRFANPIIDINGRLYWDLFHLYGEIVKSLKDIQHQGIEIASVGIDTWGVDFVSFGKDGEPLRMPYSYRDSRTFTAPENFFNKVLSKKDTYLKTGIQIMNFNSLFQLFTQHEDNNPIYPVTDKFLFMPDALSYLLTNKMVTEYTIASTSQLLNPFTRSFDEELLQALNLSKDNFAPIVFPGTLIGTLSESAQKQTHLGAVPVIAVAGHDTASAVMATPAENENFAYLSSGTWSLMGIESKEPVVSEETFSLNFTNEGGADGSIRLLKNICGMWLIEQCRKEWTKEKDVSYDEIVLEATQADPFKCFINPDASCFASPESMIDEIQNYCKKTQQFVPQSIGEIARCIYESLAFRYKQVLGNLKSLADFPIDTLHIIGGGSQNNMLNRFTANAIGIAVVAGPSEATAIGNILLQAKAVGLVADKNDMRKMVRNSVDLTRFEPQDTSLWDKHYTEYLNFFKEI; encoded by the coding sequence ATGAATGAAAGCAAACTAACCTCTTTTTTAGCTATCGATCTAGGTGCAACAAGCGGACGAGCCATTTTGGGTACAATCAAAAACAACCGGTTAGAGTTGAAAGAAGTCAATCGTTTTGCAAATCCGATTATCGACATCAACGGCAGATTATACTGGGACTTATTTCATCTGTATGGTGAGATAGTGAAATCTTTAAAAGACATTCAACACCAAGGTATTGAAATAGCATCTGTTGGAATTGACACCTGGGGCGTGGATTTCGTGTCTTTCGGCAAAGACGGGGAACCCCTTCGTATGCCCTACAGCTATCGCGATTCACGCACATTCACTGCTCCAGAAAATTTTTTCAATAAGGTTTTATCGAAAAAGGATACCTACCTGAAAACCGGAATTCAGATCATGAATTTCAATTCACTTTTTCAGCTATTTACTCAACACGAAGATAACAACCCCATCTATCCCGTAACGGACAAGTTTTTGTTTATGCCCGATGCTTTGTCTTACCTATTGACAAACAAGATGGTTACGGAATATACGATAGCGTCTACATCTCAACTGTTGAATCCTTTCACACGTTCTTTTGACGAAGAGCTGTTACAGGCGTTAAATCTATCTAAAGATAATTTTGCGCCGATTGTCTTTCCGGGAACACTAATCGGCACATTGTCAGAATCCGCGCAAAAACAAACCCACCTGGGAGCTGTTCCGGTTATTGCCGTAGCAGGACACGATACGGCGTCGGCAGTCATGGCTACTCCGGCTGAAAATGAAAACTTCGCCTATTTGAGCTCGGGCACCTGGTCGCTGATGGGAATCGAATCGAAAGAACCTGTTGTGAGTGAGGAAACTTTTTCACTGAATTTCACCAACGAAGGTGGAGCTGACGGCTCTATCCGTTTATTGAAAAACATCTGCGGCATGTGGCTTATTGAACAATGCAGAAAAGAATGGACAAAAGAAAAAGATGTCTCTTACGACGAAATAGTGCTTGAGGCTACTCAGGCTGACCCTTTTAAATGCTTCATTAATCCTGACGCATCCTGTTTTGCGAGCCCTGAATCAATGATTGATGAAATACAAAACTATTGCAAAAAAACCCAACAGTTTGTTCCACAGAGCATAGGAGAAATTGCCCGGTGTATTTACGAAAGCCTGGCTTTCCGGTATAAACAGGTACTCGGGAACCTGAAAAGCCTGGCCGATTTTCCCATTGACACCTTACATATTATCGGAGGAGGGTCACAAAACAATATGCTGAACAGATTCACTGCAAACGCTATCGGAATAGCTGTGGTTGCCGGACCGTCGGAAGCTACGGCCATTGGGAACATATTGCTTCAGGCAAAAGCTGTCGGACTAGTGGCGGACAAAAACGATATGCGAAAAATGGTTAGAAACTCCGTTGACCTTACGAGATTCGAGCCTCAGGACACCAGCCTGTGGGACAAACATTATACCGAATATTTAAATTTTTTCAAAGAGATATAA
- a CDS encoding PHP domain-containing protein, which yields MNLPKVNAHLHTPFSFSAFRDIDDALDRAVAEKVKVVGINDFYTAEGYEEWMEGCSKRGLYPLFGIEFISLNEEDQKAGLRVNDPGNPGRTYISGKGLLQPFKLSEPYASQLTNVRTEANKQVEAMCEKLNGILTAKNVGFVLDMDWIKDNLTKGSVRERHLAKALRLKVYENSGDNPTSIKNLLEEIFDGKELKSDTENLAGVENEIRANLLKAGGSAFVPETVEAFLPMQTVCKIILAAGGIPTYPFLADDAQGNYTDFERDLEHVAKQLTERGFHSVEFITTRNDMNLLEKYATYLHNQGFIVTLGSEHNSPSMEPIELFARNQTPLSEKLLRVNYEGACIIAAHQHLVAQGLSGYLDEQGNADRSKRGEFVKWGDELIRNTVGKQ from the coding sequence ATGAATTTACCAAAAGTAAATGCCCACCTGCATACCCCGTTCTCTTTCAGTGCTTTCCGCGATATTGACGATGCGCTGGACAGGGCCGTTGCTGAAAAGGTTAAAGTGGTTGGTATCAACGATTTTTATACTGCCGAAGGTTACGAAGAGTGGATGGAAGGTTGTTCCAAACGTGGACTTTATCCGCTTTTCGGCATCGAGTTTATCAGCCTGAACGAAGAGGATCAAAAAGCAGGTTTGCGGGTGAACGATCCCGGAAATCCAGGACGGACTTACATCAGCGGGAAAGGATTGTTACAGCCCTTTAAGCTGAGTGAGCCTTATGCTTCGCAATTGACGAATGTACGTACAGAGGCTAATAAGCAGGTGGAAGCCATGTGTGAAAAACTGAACGGAATCCTTACTGCTAAAAATGTCGGATTTGTACTCGATATGGATTGGATTAAGGATAATCTGACTAAGGGTTCTGTTAGGGAACGTCATTTGGCGAAGGCTTTACGCTTGAAAGTTTATGAAAATTCAGGCGATAACCCAACAAGCATAAAGAACCTGCTAGAAGAAATTTTCGATGGAAAAGAACTGAAGTCGGATACTGAAAATCTTGCAGGTGTAGAGAACGAGATCCGTGCTAACCTGTTGAAAGCAGGTGGTTCGGCTTTTGTTCCCGAGACTGTCGAGGCGTTTCTTCCGATGCAGACGGTATGCAAAATCATTCTGGCAGCCGGAGGAATACCTACTTATCCCTTTTTAGCGGATGATGCCCAGGGAAATTATACCGATTTTGAACGTGACCTGGAACACGTGGCAAAACAACTGACCGAGCGTGGGTTTCATTCCGTGGAATTTATTACCACCCGAAACGATATGAACCTGTTGGAGAAATATGCAACATATCTTCACAACCAGGGTTTTATCGTAACCCTGGGCAGTGAACACAACTCTCCGTCAATGGAACCTATTGAACTTTTTGCCCGCAACCAGACCCCGTTATCGGAAAAATTACTGCGGGTCAACTATGAGGGTGCGTGTATTATTGCAGCTCATCAACATTTGGTTGCCCAGGGACTGAGCGGTTATTTGGATGAACAGGGGAACGCCGACCGCTCAAAAAGAGGTGAGTTTGTGAAATGGGGAGATGAGTTAATCAGAAACACAGTCGGAAAACAATAA
- a CDS encoding dehydrogenase, with amino-acid sequence MPKIQFIDPAEARKPGFVEFQPIPVNQYQKTVKEERENFTDEELKAIYHDMALIREFETMLNLIKTKGEYNGVAYNHPGPAHLSIGQESAAVGMAWTLTVDDFIFGSHRSHGEILAKGMSAIHKLADEELLKIMQGFFDGSVLEIVQKDFNGTTRELARRFLVYGTLAEIFARETGFNRGLGGSMHAFFTPFGVYPNNAIVGGSGDIAVGAALYKKVNRKPGMVVANIGDASMACGPVWEGITFAAMDQFKELWDGDMKGGLPVIINIMNNQYGMGGQTCGETMGYGIAARIGAGVNEEQMHAERVDGYNPLAVIDAYKRKRKIIDEKNGPVLLDVLTYRYSGHSPSDASSYRTKEEVEAWERQDCIASFGKQLLEAGVAVQDELDAIWNDIRTLIHEMFLKSINDEISPRMKNPDAIGDMMFSNGSVDSFSDARPDVLMPMEENSRVKKIAGKERFAFDAEGKPFSKMKQFQLRDAIFEAIMDRFYKDASLVAYGEENRDWGGAFAVYGGMTEALPYHRLFNSPISEASIVGTAIGYAMCGGRVVPEIMYCDFLGRCGDEVFNQLPKWQAMSGNVLKMPVVLRVSVGSKYGAQHSQDWTSLVAHIPGIKVCFPVTPYDAKGLMNAALQGTDPVIFFESQRIYDIGEQFHEGGVPAGYYEIPIGEPDVKKEGKDITFLTIGHTLYPALQAAKELESVHGMSAEVIDARSLVPFNYEKVVASVKKTGKIIVAGDATARGSFLNDLAATIGSLCFDYLDAPVAVLGSRNWITPAHELEGAFFPQPGWFIDMIHERIQPLKGYMPGENFTDAEMIRRAKKGI; translated from the coding sequence ATGCCAAAAATTCAATTTATTGATCCGGCTGAAGCCCGGAAACCGGGCTTTGTGGAATTTCAGCCCATTCCTGTCAATCAGTATCAAAAAACGGTAAAAGAAGAACGCGAAAATTTTACCGACGAGGAACTAAAAGCCATTTATCACGACATGGCGCTCATCCGCGAGTTTGAAACCATGCTTAACCTTATCAAAACCAAAGGTGAATACAACGGTGTGGCTTACAATCACCCCGGGCCGGCCCACTTGTCCATCGGACAGGAGTCGGCGGCCGTGGGGATGGCCTGGACGCTTACCGTGGATGACTTTATTTTCGGGAGCCACCGTTCGCACGGTGAAATCCTGGCCAAGGGGATGTCTGCCATCCATAAGCTTGCCGATGAGGAACTGTTGAAGATAATGCAGGGATTCTTTGACGGTTCGGTACTGGAAATCGTTCAAAAGGATTTCAACGGAACAACCAGGGAGCTTGCCCGCCGTTTTCTGGTTTACGGAACATTGGCTGAAATCTTTGCCCGGGAAACCGGATTCAACAGAGGACTGGGCGGTTCCATGCACGCCTTCTTCACGCCTTTCGGCGTGTATCCCAACAATGCCATCGTGGGTGGATCGGGAGACATAGCCGTTGGTGCCGCGTTATACAAAAAAGTCAACCGCAAACCCGGCATGGTGGTTGCCAACATAGGTGACGCATCGATGGCTTGCGGACCTGTTTGGGAAGGGATCACTTTTGCCGCCATGGACCAGTTCAAGGAGCTTTGGGACGGAGATATGAAGGGCGGGCTTCCGGTGATCATCAACATCATGAACAACCAGTACGGGATGGGCGGCCAGACCTGTGGCGAAACCATGGGTTACGGCATCGCAGCCCGTATCGGTGCAGGTGTGAACGAGGAACAGATGCACGCCGAACGCGTGGACGGTTACAATCCGCTGGCGGTAATTGACGCTTACAAACGCAAGCGAAAAATAATTGATGAGAAAAACGGGCCGGTCTTGCTGGATGTCCTGACCTACAGATACAGCGGGCACTCTCCCTCCGACGCGTCTTCCTACCGCACGAAGGAGGAAGTGGAAGCCTGGGAAAGACAGGACTGTATTGCGTCGTTCGGCAAACAGTTGCTGGAGGCGGGCGTGGCCGTCCAGGACGAGCTTGACGCCATCTGGAATGACATAAGGACGCTCATCCACGAGATGTTCCTCAAATCGATCAACGATGAGATCTCGCCCCGCATGAAAAATCCCGACGCGATCGGGGATATGATGTTCTCGAACGGTTCCGTGGACAGTTTCTCCGATGCAAGGCCCGACGTGCTGATGCCGATGGAGGAGAACTCCCGCGTAAAGAAGATAGCCGGCAAGGAACGTTTTGCGTTCGATGCCGAAGGCAAGCCGTTCAGCAAGATGAAGCAGTTCCAGTTGCGCGACGCCATTTTCGAAGCCATCATGGACAGGTTTTACAAGGATGCCTCGCTCGTTGCCTACGGAGAGGAGAACCGCGACTGGGGAGGCGCCTTTGCCGTTTACGGAGGGATGACGGAAGCCTTGCCATATCACCGCCTGTTCAACTCACCCATATCGGAAGCCTCTATCGTAGGTACGGCCATCGGTTACGCCATGTGCGGAGGAAGGGTTGTCCCCGAAATCATGTACTGCGATTTTCTGGGACGTTGTGGCGATGAAGTGTTCAACCAGCTTCCCAAATGGCAGGCAATGAGCGGCAACGTGCTGAAGATGCCGGTCGTGCTTCGTGTTTCGGTGGGCTCCAAATACGGCGCGCAGCACTCGCAGGACTGGACATCGCTTGTGGCACATATCCCGGGCATCAAGGTTTGTTTCCCGGTGACGCCTTACGATGCCAAGGGGCTGATGAACGCGGCGCTTCAGGGAACCGATCCGGTGATCTTCTTTGAAAGCCAGCGCATCTACGATATCGGCGAGCAATTCCATGAAGGAGGCGTTCCTGCCGGATATTACGAAATACCCATCGGTGAACCCGACGTGAAGAAAGAGGGAAAGGACATCACCTTCCTGACCATCGGACACACGCTTTATCCCGCGCTCCAGGCGGCAAAAGAATTGGAGTCGGTCCATGGGATGAGCGCCGAAGTGATCGATGCCCGTTCACTGGTGCCGTTCAATTACGAAAAAGTGGTCGCCTCGGTGAAGAAAACCGGCAAGATCATTGTTGCCGGCGATGCGACTGCCCGCGGCTCGTTCCTGAACGACCTGGCGGCAACCATCGGTTCGCTCTGCTTCGATTACCTGGACGCGCCCGTTGCGGTGCTTGGGTCACGCAACTGGATCACGCCGGCTCACGAACTTGAAGGCGCGTTCTTCCCGCAGCCAGGCTGGTTCATCGATATGATCCACGAACGCATACAGCCCCTCAAAGGGTATATGCCCGGTGAGAATTTCACCGATGCCGAAATGATCAGGAGAGCAAAAAAAGGAATTTGA
- a CDS encoding 2-oxo acid dehydrogenase subunit E2 has protein sequence MAIVVIMPKQGQSVESCIIGSINKKKGDNVKKGEVLFSYETDKASFEEESPSDGVVLECFYREGDEVPVLGNMMIIGEPGEDYSALLQGSPEPGSDSGSEESITARQETVSAGPENNAPQKLESRNAGPGTRFISPRAKNLASKEAVDTAAISGSGPQGRILEKDVLSTLENRPKMTPLAKKIASQENLQPQSGTGLAGTARSADLIPSLNTVYANDFEDRKLSNMRKLIARAMHASLQNSAQLTHHLGADARRILELRKQVKADVEARKLSANITLNDMVCHAVIKALKKFPNVNSQFLGDSMRLFNKVHLGLAVDTERGLMVPVVKNADDLSIVGLSNQLKEVANACKAGSVNPDILSAEAGSFTVSNLGNYGVEIFTPVINLPQSAILGVNTIVPRPKDLGDGVYAFVPYIGLSLTYDHRALDGGEATRFLKQIALEIENLEIDY, from the coding sequence ATGGCAATAGTGGTTATTATGCCCAAGCAGGGGCAGTCGGTCGAGAGTTGTATTATCGGCTCAATAAACAAGAAAAAAGGGGATAATGTAAAGAAAGGCGAAGTCCTTTTTTCCTATGAAACGGATAAAGCCTCCTTCGAGGAGGAATCCCCTTCGGACGGAGTGGTTCTCGAGTGTTTTTACCGGGAGGGTGATGAGGTGCCTGTCCTGGGAAACATGATGATTATCGGTGAGCCCGGCGAGGATTATTCCGCTTTGCTGCAAGGCAGTCCGGAGCCCGGGTCCGATAGCGGTAGCGAGGAGTCGATAACTGCAAGACAGGAAACCGTAAGCGCCGGGCCTGAAAATAACGCCCCGCAGAAGCTCGAATCCCGGAACGCAGGACCCGGAACCCGTTTCATTTCTCCCCGGGCCAAAAACCTCGCCTCAAAGGAAGCGGTCGATACCGCAGCGATAAGCGGGTCAGGGCCCCAGGGACGCATCCTGGAAAAAGACGTCCTGTCAACCCTGGAAAATCGTCCGAAAATGACTCCCCTGGCAAAAAAGATTGCCTCGCAGGAAAACCTGCAGCCACAATCGGGCACCGGCTTGGCGGGGACAGCCCGGTCCGCCGATTTGATTCCCTCGCTGAATACTGTCTACGCCAACGACTTTGAGGACAGGAAGCTCTCCAACATGCGCAAGCTCATTGCAAGAGCCATGCACGCTTCACTGCAAAACTCGGCGCAGCTTACCCACCACCTGGGTGCCGACGCGCGCCGGATCCTTGAGCTCCGGAAACAGGTCAAAGCGGATGTGGAAGCCCGGAAGCTATCGGCAAACATCACGCTGAACGACATGGTTTGCCATGCCGTGATCAAGGCCCTGAAGAAGTTCCCCAACGTCAATTCGCAATTTCTGGGCGACAGCATGCGCCTTTTCAACAAGGTGCATCTCGGGCTGGCGGTGGACACTGAACGTGGCCTGATGGTGCCGGTGGTGAAGAATGCCGATGACCTGTCGATCGTGGGGCTCTCAAACCAGCTGAAAGAGGTGGCGAACGCCTGCAAGGCGGGCAGCGTGAATCCGGATATCCTTTCCGCCGAGGCCGGTTCGTTCACCGTGTCCAACCTGGGGAATTACGGAGTGGAGATCTTCACTCCCGTTATTAACCTGCCGCAATCCGCCATATTGGGGGTAAACACGATAGTTCCGCGTCCGAAAGACCTGGGTGACGGGGTTTATGCCTTTGTTCCCTACATCGGCCTGAGCCTCACGTACGACCACCGGGCGCTTGACGGCGGGGAAGCCACACGCTTCCTGAAGCAGATTGCCCTGGAAATAGAAAATCTTGAAATCGATTATTAA